A genomic window from Erythrobacter sp. BLCC-B19 includes:
- a CDS encoding alpha/beta fold hydrolase → MAATYEDRYWTSSDGLNLHYRNYPGPQAGGEGAAKLPVLCMHGLTRNARDFAALAEELSATRRVIVTEMRGRGMSDYAPDSDTYSPITYVGDVEKLLAEEGISRFAVVGTSMGGLMTMLMAAGQPGRMSAVVMNDIGPEVDAAGLQRISGYVGQGRSYPTWVHAARGLAEAHGAAFPDYDLDQWLEMAKRTMVVSQNGRIVFDYDMAIAEPFAKPGNAAPPNLWLAFEALSGVPMLLVRGGLSDLLSEDTVKQMGLRNPAMRAITVPRVGHAPTLDEPEVRAAIAALLDAAE, encoded by the coding sequence ATGGCCGCCACCTACGAAGACCGCTACTGGACCAGCAGCGATGGATTGAACCTGCATTATCGCAATTACCCCGGCCCCCAGGCAGGCGGCGAGGGTGCCGCCAAGCTGCCGGTGCTGTGTATGCACGGCCTCACCCGCAACGCCCGCGATTTTGCCGCGCTGGCCGAGGAGTTGAGCGCGACGCGCCGCGTGATCGTCACCGAGATGCGCGGGCGGGGGATGAGTGACTACGCGCCGGATTCGGACACCTACTCGCCGATCACCTATGTGGGCGACGTGGAAAAGCTGCTCGCCGAGGAGGGCATCAGCCGCTTTGCCGTGGTCGGCACCTCGATGGGCGGTCTGATGACGATGCTGATGGCCGCCGGACAGCCGGGCCGGATGAGCGCGGTGGTGATGAACGACATCGGCCCCGAAGTCGACGCGGCCGGCTTGCAGCGCATTTCGGGCTATGTCGGGCAGGGCCGCTCCTATCCCACCTGGGTTCATGCTGCCCGCGGGCTGGCCGAGGCGCATGGCGCAGCCTTCCCCGATTATGACCTCGACCAGTGGCTCGAGATGGCCAAGCGCACGATGGTGGTGAGCCAGAACGGGCGGATCGTGTTCGACTATGACATGGCCATCGCCGAGCCCTTCGCCAAGCCCGGCAACGCCGCGCCGCCCAACCTGTGGCTCGCCTTCGAGGCGCTCAGCGGCGTGCCGATGCTGCTGGTGCGCGGCGGGCTGTCCGACCTGTTGAGCGAGGACACGGTCAAGCAGATGGGGCTGCGCAACCCGGCGATGCGCGCGATCACCGTGCCGCGGGTGGGCCATGCGCCCACGCTCGACGAGCCCGAGGTGCGCGCCGCCATCGCCGCGCTGCTGGACGCGGCGGAGTGA
- the rpmA gene encoding 50S ribosomal protein L27 codes for MAHKKAGGSSRNGRDSAGRRLGVKKFGGQEVIGGNIIIRQRGTRVYPGVNVGMGKDHTLYALAEGVVRFHAGKLGRKYVSVDAMAEAAE; via the coding sequence ATGGCACATAAGAAAGCAGGCGGTTCGTCGCGTAACGGTCGTGATTCGGCCGGTCGTCGCCTTGGCGTGAAGAAGTTCGGCGGTCAGGAAGTGATCGGCGGCAACATTATCATCCGTCAGCGCGGCACCCGCGTGTACCCGGGCGTGAACGTGGGCATGGGCAAGGACCACACCCTCTACGCGCTCGCCGAAGGCGTGGTCCGATTCCACGCCGGCAAGCTTGGCCGCAAATACGTCAGCGTAGACGCAATGGCTGAAGCCGCCGAATAA
- a CDS encoding tetratricopeptide repeat protein yields MARTPTTPNPSINPEDEVLIREIDEAVREDALLTFLRVHGMKVLGVILAGLAALGGWLIWDHYAEKSLETQSETLVSALDYARQRDFKTASQKVTPLLGDDSTPAARAAARFIQASAALAEGNTQAASGLYKQVANDADAPPALRDLAKIRDVSLNFDAMKPADVIAQLGPLAKPGNPYFGSAGELVAMAHVEAGNRAAAGKIFADIAQQEDLPETLRSRARQMAGLMGVDAVVDVDKLLKDQGVKTSGAEGGSDAAAE; encoded by the coding sequence ATGGCGCGCACGCCCACAACACCCAACCCGTCGATCAATCCCGAAGACGAGGTGCTGATCCGCGAGATCGACGAGGCAGTGCGCGAAGATGCGCTGCTGACCTTCCTGCGCGTTCACGGGATGAAGGTGCTGGGCGTGATCCTGGCCGGGCTTGCCGCGCTGGGCGGCTGGCTGATCTGGGATCACTACGCGGAAAAGTCGCTCGAAACCCAGTCCGAAACGCTGGTCTCGGCGCTCGACTATGCGCGCCAGCGTGATTTCAAGACCGCCTCGCAGAAGGTCACCCCGCTGCTCGGCGATGATTCCACCCCGGCCGCTCGCGCGGCAGCGCGGTTCATTCAGGCGAGCGCCGCGCTGGCCGAGGGCAACACCCAGGCGGCAAGCGGGCTCTACAAGCAGGTCGCCAATGATGCCGATGCGCCCCCGGCGCTGCGCGATCTGGCCAAGATCCGTGATGTCAGCCTCAATTTCGATGCGATGAAGCCGGCGGACGTGATCGCTCAGCTCGGCCCGCTCGCCAAGCCCGGCAACCCCTATTTCGGATCGGCTGGAGAGCTGGTCGCCATGGCCCATGTCGAGGCCGGCAACCGCGCCGCGGCAGGCAAGATTTTCGCCGATATCGCCCAGCAGGAAGACCTGCCCGAAACCCTGCGCAGCCGCGCGCGCCAGATGGCCGGGCTGATGGGGGTCGATGCGGTGGTCGATGTCGACAAGCTGCTCAAGGACCAGGGGGTCAAGACGTCCGGGGCAGAAGGCGGCAGCGATGCCGCGGCCGAATAG
- a CDS encoding glycosyltransferase → MAGLAVPRILHCHSTFSAGGKEVRCARLMNGWGGRLHHTVISAEPEAMAAAALIEPGVPVCYPADFPSLKGRPTPGRLAALARALAGYNLICTYNWGAMDVVMAHRLFAQSFGLPPLIHHEDGFNEDEAERLNPLRNLYRRAALTGAAALIVPSTGLEAIARDVWHQPLARLHRIANGIDTAAFAAPPDAGALPIAKREGEHWVGTLAGLRPVKRLPDLVAACAALPHNWHLVICGEGPERPAILAAAEAHGIAGRVHLPGAVDPARVVGLFDIFALSSASEQFPLSVVEAMAAGLPVAAPDVGDVRMILAEENRASVTPAGDVPALAAALATLAADPALRARLGAANAARAAAQFDIAAMRAAYEAVYAQAMGRVF, encoded by the coding sequence ATTGCGGGGCTTGCGGTGCCCCGCATCCTCCACTGCCATTCGACCTTCAGTGCCGGGGGCAAGGAGGTGCGCTGCGCCCGGCTGATGAACGGCTGGGGCGGGCGGCTCCACCATACCGTCATCTCCGCCGAGCCGGAGGCCATGGCCGCCGCCGCGCTGATCGAGCCGGGCGTGCCGGTGTGCTACCCGGCGGATTTCCCCTCGCTGAAGGGCAGGCCCACCCCCGGACGGCTCGCCGCGCTGGCGCGGGCGCTGGCCGGCTATAACCTCATCTGCACCTACAACTGGGGCGCGATGGATGTGGTGATGGCGCACCGCCTGTTCGCCCAGAGCTTCGGCCTGCCGCCGCTGATCCACCACGAGGACGGCTTCAACGAAGACGAGGCCGAACGGCTGAACCCGCTGCGCAACCTCTACCGCCGCGCCGCCTTGACCGGAGCGGCGGCGCTGATCGTGCCCTCCACCGGGCTGGAGGCGATCGCCCGCGACGTCTGGCACCAGCCCCTTGCGCGCCTGCACCGCATCGCCAACGGCATCGACACCGCCGCCTTTGCCGCGCCGCCTGACGCGGGGGCGCTCCCCATCGCCAAGCGCGAGGGCGAGCATTGGGTCGGCACGCTCGCCGGATTGCGCCCCGTCAAGCGCCTGCCCGATCTGGTCGCCGCCTGCGCCGCGCTGCCGCACAACTGGCACCTTGTAATCTGCGGCGAGGGGCCAGAGCGGCCTGCGATCCTCGCCGCTGCCGAGGCCCATGGGATCGCCGGGCGCGTCCATCTGCCCGGCGCGGTCGATCCGGCCCGCGTGGTCGGCCTGTTCGACATTTTCGCGCTCTCATCCGCCTCCGAGCAGTTCCCGCTTTCAGTGGTCGAGGCGATGGCAGCCGGGTTGCCGGTGGCTGCGCCCGATGTCGGCGATGTCCGCATGATCCTTGCCGAGGAAAACCGCGCCTCTGTCACCCCGGCAGGCGATGTGCCCGCGCTCGCTGCGGCGCTCGCCACGCTGGCCGCTGACCCCGCCCTGCGTGCACGGCTCGGCGCCGCCAACGCCGCCCGCGCTGCGGCGCAGTTCGATATCGCCGCGATGCGCGCCGCTTACGAGGCGGTTTACGCGCAGGCGATGGGGCGGGTCTTCTGA
- a CDS encoding GNAT family N-acetyltransferase: MFHRSQRLFLRPAFPEDSGAILAGIGEEAIVRNLARAPWPYGIEEARAFAAMPQDMRLPHFLVTLPGVGVIGSAGMGEHEGEPEIGYWIARDHWGRGYATEAAAAVLRIARTLGHRRVLAGHFVDNPASGKVLRKLGFVPTGRAGLRFSAARGHAVESVEYALDMEADMDPAPFARAA, from the coding sequence GTGTTCCATCGCAGCCAAAGACTGTTCCTGAGGCCCGCTTTCCCCGAGGATAGCGGCGCGATTCTGGCGGGCATCGGCGAGGAGGCGATCGTGCGCAACCTTGCCCGTGCGCCGTGGCCCTATGGTATCGAGGAAGCGCGCGCCTTTGCCGCCATGCCGCAGGATATGCGCCTGCCGCATTTTCTGGTGACGCTCCCCGGTGTCGGGGTGATCGGCAGCGCGGGGATGGGCGAGCATGAGGGCGAGCCCGAGATCGGCTACTGGATCGCGCGCGACCACTGGGGCCGCGGCTATGCCACCGAGGCGGCTGCGGCGGTGCTCAGGATCGCCCGCACCCTCGGCCACCGGCGCGTGCTGGCGGGCCATTTTGTCGACAATCCCGCGTCAGGCAAGGTGTTGAGGAAGCTTGGTTTTGTTCCCACCGGACGCGCGGGCCTGCGCTTCAGTGCGGCGCGCGGGCACGCCGTCGAATCGGTCGAGTATGCGCTCGACATGGAGGCTGACATGGATCCCGCGCCGTTCGCGCGCGCCGCGTAA
- a CDS encoding TetR/AcrR family transcriptional regulator, whose product MVVRKRLTPEESRSTALDAARALLIETGPQSVTLKAVSARIGRTHANLLHHFGSASGLQKALAEHLARSVCETILDAVHASRAGLGSPRQVVDLAFDAFDREGAGALTSWMLLTGNEDALDPIISTIHDLLDELAPTEPPEHMAERRLHRETLSLVLLALGDALIGGALAKSLGLPRDAARDRATAMLEASFAEHQVPQVSA is encoded by the coding sequence ATGGTCGTTCGCAAAAGGTTAACCCCTGAGGAGTCGCGCAGCACCGCGCTTGACGCGGCGCGGGCGCTGCTGATCGAGACGGGGCCGCAGTCGGTGACGCTGAAGGCGGTCTCGGCGCGGATCGGACGCACCCATGCGAACCTGCTGCATCACTTCGGTTCGGCCTCGGGCCTGCAGAAAGCGCTGGCCGAACACCTCGCGCGGTCGGTGTGCGAGACGATCCTCGACGCTGTCCACGCCAGCCGCGCCGGACTGGGGTCGCCCCGGCAGGTGGTCGATCTGGCCTTCGATGCCTTTGACCGCGAAGGGGCCGGCGCGCTGACCAGCTGGATGTTGCTGACCGGCAACGAGGACGCGCTCGACCCGATCATTTCGACCATTCACGACCTGCTCGATGAACTCGCGCCGACCGAGCCGCCCGAGCACATGGCCGAGCGGCGTCTGCACCGCGAAACGCTCTCGCTGGTGCTGCTGGCGCTGGGCGATGCGCTGATCGGCGGGGCGCTGGCCAAGTCGCTGGGCCTGCCGCGCGATGCGGCGCGCGACCGGGCGACGGCGATGCTCGAAGCGAGCTTCGCCGAGCATCAGGTGCCTCAGGTTTCGGCCTGA
- the rplU gene encoding 50S ribosomal protein L21, giving the protein MFAVVRTGGKQYRVAAGDKIAVEKLAGEAGDTITLGDILLAGEGDDLADVSKVTVSAEIIAQAKSEKVVVFKKRRRHNYRRKNGHRQQMTLLRITAVGAAEAKPAKKAAAKKTKTEAPAAEAAASAE; this is encoded by the coding sequence ATGTTCGCTGTAGTGCGCACGGGCGGCAAGCAATATCGGGTTGCCGCCGGAGACAAGATTGCCGTTGAAAAGCTCGCAGGCGAAGCCGGCGACACGATCACCCTGGGCGACATCCTGCTCGCTGGCGAAGGCGACGATCTCGCCGACGTGAGCAAGGTGACCGTCTCGGCCGAGATCATCGCCCAGGCCAAGAGCGAAAAGGTGGTCGTCTTCAAGAAGCGCCGCCGCCACAACTATCGCCGCAAGAACGGCCACCGCCAGCAGATGACCCTGCTGCGCATCACCGCCGTTGGTGCCGCTGAAGCCAAGCCGGCCAAGAAGGCCGCCGCCAAGAAGACCAAGACCGAAGCCCCGGCTGCTGAAGCCGCTGCCTCGGCCGAATAA
- a CDS encoding protein adenylyltransferase SelO family protein has product MIEPAQPAECDVPYRPDPAILPLSEWLGDMVEAADFPETRLRWRNDKAAASIGLAGLSDEAWTQHFGRFQPLDGNIPQPLALRYHGHQFRVYNPEIGDGRGFLFAQMRGADGRLMDLGTKGSGQTPWSRSGDGRLTLKGAVREILATEMLEALGVNTSKTFSVIETGESLYRGDEPSPTRSAVLVRLSHSHIRFGTFQRLLSLEAADEMEYLIDYCLQNFPAPPPPADAPDRDNPAIRLMHAVTERMADLAASYMVAGFVHGVLNTDNMNITGESFDYGPWRWLPAWEPGFTAAYFDHGGLYAFGRQPEALHWNCGQLAVALRLHADTAPLVAALERFGPLYMAAVARRWCWRLGVQSQGPEEDAQLMAGCEAQMRAGSVQPDAFFFAHRGGRGLPEAFRHYQPVADTHEYWADPAPQSMLIDEVEAIWAAIAENDDWAPLHAKVAAIRRMGAAHGPAPLPWGHASVSDP; this is encoded by the coding sequence ATGATCGAGCCTGCGCAACCCGCCGAATGTGATGTCCCCTATCGCCCCGACCCGGCGATCCTGCCGCTGTCCGAATGGCTGGGCGACATGGTCGAGGCGGCCGACTTCCCCGAAACCCGGTTGCGCTGGCGCAACGACAAGGCCGCGGCCAGCATTGGGCTGGCGGGCCTTTCTGACGAGGCGTGGACGCAGCATTTCGGGCGTTTCCAGCCGCTCGACGGCAATATCCCCCAGCCGCTGGCGCTGCGTTATCACGGGCACCAGTTCCGGGTGTACAACCCCGAAATCGGCGACGGGCGCGGGTTCCTGTTTGCACAGATGCGCGGGGCCGATGGGCGGCTGATGGATCTTGGCACCAAGGGATCGGGCCAGACCCCGTGGAGCCGCTCGGGCGATGGCCGGTTGACGCTGAAGGGCGCAGTGCGCGAAATCCTCGCGACCGAGATGCTGGAGGCTCTCGGCGTCAACACCTCCAAGACCTTCAGCGTGATCGAGACCGGCGAGAGCCTCTATCGCGGCGATGAACCCAGCCCCACCCGGTCAGCTGTGCTGGTGCGCCTCAGCCATTCGCACATCCGTTTCGGCACCTTCCAGCGGCTGTTGTCGCTCGAGGCGGCGGACGAGATGGAATACCTGATCGACTACTGCCTCCAGAACTTCCCCGCCCCGCCCCCGCCCGCAGACGCGCCCGACCGGGACAATCCCGCGATCCGCCTGATGCACGCCGTGACCGAACGCATGGCCGACCTTGCCGCGAGCTACATGGTCGCAGGCTTCGTCCACGGGGTGCTCAATACCGACAACATGAACATCACCGGCGAAAGCTTCGACTATGGCCCCTGGCGCTGGCTGCCGGCGTGGGAGCCGGGCTTTACCGCCGCCTATTTCGACCACGGCGGGCTCTATGCCTTCGGCCGCCAGCCCGAGGCGTTGCACTGGAACTGCGGGCAGCTGGCGGTCGCGCTGCGCCTCCATGCCGACACCGCGCCGCTGGTCGCCGCGCTCGAACGCTTCGGGCCGCTTTACATGGCCGCCGTCGCGCGGCGGTGGTGCTGGCGGCTGGGGGTACAGAGCCAGGGGCCGGAGGAGGATGCCCAGCTTATGGCCGGGTGCGAGGCGCAAATGCGCGCAGGGAGCGTCCAGCCCGATGCCTTCTTCTTCGCCCATCGCGGCGGGCGCGGCCTGCCCGAAGCCTTCCGCCATTATCAGCCCGTCGCCGATACGCACGAATACTGGGCCGACCCCGCCCCGCAGTCGATGCTGATCGACGAGGTCGAGGCGATCTGGGCCGCGATAGCCGAAAACGACGACTGGGCTCCGCTCCACGCCAAGGTCGCCGCGATCCGGCGCATGGGCGCAGCCCACGGCCCTGCACCCCTCCCCTGGGGCCATGCCTCGGTTTCAGACCCATAG
- the astD gene encoding succinylglutamate-semialdehyde dehydrogenase, whose product MTGGVTDQVLISIEPASGEELWRGPISDVDAAVSAARGAWAGWAALPLTTRIETMRAFANTVRRDAEALAELIAREAGKPLWEARTEVDAVVNKVDISVQAFAERTGKKKLDAGLNASAALRHKPHGVMAVLGPYNFPAHLPNGHIVPALIAGNAVVFKPSEKTPAVGEALVAAFHRAGVPEDVIQCVIGGPEQGKALVAHPGIDGVLFTGSAQAGIAINRKLASNPGKIVALEMGGNNPIVVIDTPRLDDAAALILQSAFTSAGQRCTAARRLIVKESLYDDLMATLIPHARKLMVGDPLGEPQPFMGPVIDNDTADRLMESFVALLTAGGRPLLHMRRTVPDLPYLSPGIIDVTDVPERPDIELFGPLLQVIRVPDLDAGIAEANNTRFGLSASLIGGTPDDYGRFWANIRAGIINWNSPTNGASSKAPFGGIGLSGNHRPAAYYAADYCAYPVASTEMDQPRATIMVGMRP is encoded by the coding sequence ATGACAGGCGGCGTGACCGATCAGGTGCTGATCTCGATCGAACCGGCGAGCGGCGAGGAGCTGTGGCGCGGGCCGATCAGCGATGTCGATGCGGCGGTCTCTGCTGCGCGCGGCGCATGGGCGGGCTGGGCCGCGCTGCCGCTCACCACCCGGATCGAAACCATGCGCGCCTTTGCCAACACGGTGCGCCGCGATGCCGAAGCCCTCGCTGAACTGATCGCGCGCGAGGCGGGCAAGCCCCTGTGGGAAGCCCGCACCGAAGTCGACGCGGTGGTGAACAAGGTCGACATTTCGGTGCAGGCCTTTGCCGAACGCACCGGCAAGAAGAAGCTCGATGCCGGGCTGAATGCGAGCGCCGCCCTGCGCCACAAGCCGCATGGGGTGATGGCGGTGCTCGGCCCCTACAACTTCCCCGCGCACCTGCCCAACGGCCATATCGTGCCTGCGCTGATCGCGGGCAACGCGGTGGTGTTCAAGCCTTCGGAAAAGACCCCGGCGGTGGGCGAGGCGCTGGTCGCCGCCTTCCACCGTGCTGGCGTGCCCGAAGATGTGATCCAGTGCGTCATCGGCGGGCCGGAACAGGGCAAGGCGCTGGTCGCCCATCCGGGGATCGACGGCGTGCTGTTCACGGGTTCTGCGCAGGCAGGGATCGCGATCAACCGCAAGCTCGCCAGCAATCCGGGCAAGATCGTCGCGCTGGAAATGGGCGGCAACAACCCGATCGTGGTGATCGACACCCCCCGGCTTGACGACGCCGCCGCGCTGATCCTCCAGAGCGCGTTCACCAGCGCCGGACAACGCTGCACCGCCGCGCGGCGGCTGATCGTCAAGGAAAGCCTCTACGATGATCTGATGGCCACCCTGATCCCGCACGCACGCAAGCTGATGGTGGGCGATCCGCTGGGCGAACCGCAGCCCTTCATGGGCCCGGTGATCGACAACGACACCGCCGACCGCCTGATGGAAAGCTTCGTCGCGCTGCTCACCGCCGGTGGCCGCCCGCTGCTGCATATGCGCCGCACCGTTCCGGATCTGCCCTATCTCAGCCCCGGCATCATCGACGTGACCGACGTGCCCGAACGTCCCGACATCGAGCTGTTCGGCCCGCTGCTGCAAGTGATCCGCGTGCCCGATCTCGACGCCGGGATCGCCGAGGCGAACAACACCCGCTTCGGCCTCTCAGCCTCGCTGATCGGGGGCACCCCGGATGATTACGGGCGCTTCTGGGCGAATATCCGCGCCGGGATCATCAACTGGAATTCGCCCACCAACGGGGCTTCGTCCAAGGCACCCTTCGGCGGGATCGGCCTTTCGGGCAACCACCGCCCGGCGGCCTATTACGCCGCCGATTACTGCGCCTACCCGGTCGCCAGCACCGAAATGGATCAGCCGCGCGCGACGATCATGGTCGGGATGCGGCCCTAG
- the rarD gene encoding EamA family transporter RarD, with the protein MTNPAPPAPPKASGLAPALGAYLIWGFLPLYLLLVKSVPPFEFVGWRIIWTLPLCLVIVAWRRQFPELLAALKSPRSLLALLASAVLIGFNWFVYIWAIMAGEVYAASIGYYLNPLLNVLLGTLFLGERLSRRQWVAVGIAGLAVTLLAAGAVTSLWISLSLALSFAFYGLVRKQVAVGSLPGLTIESAILMPVAAAIAGWYAISPQGSAFGHDAWMSALIVFSGVVTAVPLLLFAIAARRMDYSTLGFIQYLSPTIVFFLGLTVFHQPLAPAKLASFVLIWIAVGVFVWDLWAKRKSAA; encoded by the coding sequence ATGACCAACCCCGCCCCTCCCGCTCCACCCAAGGCCTCGGGCCTCGCTCCGGCGCTGGGAGCCTATCTGATCTGGGGCTTCCTGCCGCTCTACCTGCTGCTGGTGAAGAGCGTGCCGCCGTTCGAATTCGTCGGCTGGCGGATCATCTGGACGCTGCCGCTGTGCCTGGTGATCGTCGCCTGGCGCCGCCAGTTCCCCGAATTGCTGGCGGCGCTGAAAAGCCCCCGCAGCCTGCTGGCGCTGCTCGCCAGCGCGGTGCTGATCGGGTTCAACTGGTTCGTTTACATCTGGGCGATCATGGCGGGCGAGGTCTATGCCGCGAGCATCGGCTACTATCTCAACCCGCTGCTCAACGTGCTGCTGGGCACGTTGTTTCTCGGCGAGCGCCTGTCGCGGCGGCAATGGGTGGCGGTTGGCATCGCCGGGCTGGCGGTGACCTTGCTGGCGGCAGGCGCGGTGACAAGCCTGTGGATCAGCCTCAGTCTCGCTCTCAGCTTTGCCTTCTATGGCCTTGTTCGCAAACAAGTTGCTGTCGGCTCGCTCCCCGGCCTTACCATCGAAAGCGCAATCCTGATGCCGGTCGCCGCTGCCATCGCCGGATGGTACGCCATCAGCCCGCAAGGGTCAGCCTTCGGGCATGACGCATGGATGAGCGCGCTGATCGTCTTCTCGGGCGTGGTTACCGCTGTGCCGCTGCTGCTGTTTGCCATCGCGGCGCGGCGGATGGATTATTCGACGCTGGGCTTCATCCAGTACCTGTCGCCCACGATCGTGTTCTTCCTCGGGCTCACCGTGTTCCACCAGCCGCTAGCGCCCGCCAAGCTGGCGAGCTTCGTGCTGATCTGGATCGCGGTGGGCGTGTTCGTGTGGGACTTGTGGGCCAAGCGCAAAAGCGCGGCCTAA
- the pyrC gene encoding dihydroorotase produces the protein MTDRLTIRRPDDWHLHFRDGDIMREVVPYTARQFARAIVMPNLTPPVTTTALGAAYRDRIRAAVPEGVRFEPLMTCYLTDTTDADDLARGAAEGVFTAAKMYPANATTNSAAGVTNVEKLYPVLARMEAEDIVLCIHGEVTDHSVDVFDREKEFIDRHLRAIVAAFPKLRIVFEHITTSDAVDFVMSAGPQVAATITPQHLHINRNAMLVGGIQPHNYCLPVAKRESHRLALRKAATNGSPKFFLGTDSAPHLRSAKESACGCAGIFGAPFALESYVTVFDEEGALGQFEGFASLHGPAFYNLPVNEETVTLERAEVAVPAYLHVTGEEIVPWHGGQTIGWKFVG, from the coding sequence ATGACCGACCGCCTCACGATCCGCCGCCCCGACGACTGGCACCTGCATTTCCGCGATGGCGACATCATGCGCGAGGTGGTGCCCTATACCGCGCGGCAGTTTGCGCGCGCGATCGTGATGCCCAACCTCACCCCGCCGGTGACGACCACGGCGCTGGGCGCGGCCTACCGCGACCGGATCCGCGCGGCGGTGCCTGAGGGCGTGCGGTTCGAGCCGCTGATGACTTGCTACCTCACCGACACCACCGATGCCGACGATCTGGCGCGCGGCGCGGCTGAGGGCGTCTTCACCGCGGCCAAGATGTATCCCGCCAACGCGACGACGAATTCGGCCGCGGGCGTGACCAATGTCGAGAAGCTCTATCCCGTCCTCGCGCGGATGGAGGCCGAGGACATCGTGCTGTGCATCCACGGCGAGGTGACCGATCATTCGGTTGACGTGTTCGACCGTGAAAAGGAATTCATTGACAGGCACTTGCGGGCCATTGTTGCAGCCTTTCCGAAGCTGCGGATCGTGTTCGAGCATATCACCACCAGCGACGCGGTCGACTTCGTCATGTCCGCCGGGCCGCAGGTGGCCGCGACGATCACCCCGCAGCACCTGCACATCAACCGCAATGCGATGCTGGTGGGCGGCATCCAGCCGCACAATTACTGCCTCCCCGTCGCCAAGCGCGAGAGCCATCGGCTGGCGCTGAGGAAGGCGGCAACGAACGGGAGCCCCAAGTTCTTCCTCGGCACCGATTCGGCCCCGCACCTGCGCAGCGCCAAGGAAAGCGCCTGCGGCTGCGCAGGGATTTTCGGCGCGCCTTTTGCGCTCGAATCCTATGTCACCGTGTTCGACGAGGAAGGCGCGCTCGGGCAGTTCGAGGGCTTCGCCTCGCTCCACGGCCCGGCCTTCTACAATCTGCCGGTCAATGAGGAGACGGTGACGCTCGAACGCGCCGAGGTGGCGGTGCCGGCCTATCTCCACGTCACCGGCGAGGAGATCGTGCCCTGGCATGGCGGGCAGACGATCGGTTGGAAATTCGTGGGTTAG
- the ygfZ gene encoding CAF17-like 4Fe-4S cluster assembly/insertion protein YgfZ codes for MMATLLTSRAVVRLSPLDQAEDVAAFLQGLVTNDVTGPLPCYAALLSAQGKHLFDFLVWREDADLLLDCEAAHADELVKRLSMYRLRRKIGIAREAHLGVYWHPTEPQNLSHIPGRPPGLNASSALLAPDPRLAAIGFRWITARDEAHDESADAHYLAHRLRLGVPEGHAEMGDILWLETNAVELNGVSFTKGCYVGQENTARMNWRQKINRRLVVVPLAESDEARRKAAYPDLGRAVDHLRVESLDPAALPDWQRVGVQAET; via the coding sequence ATCATGGCTACCCTGCTGACATCGCGCGCCGTGGTGCGCCTTTCCCCCCTCGACCAAGCCGAGGACGTTGCCGCCTTCCTGCAAGGCCTCGTCACCAATGACGTGACCGGCCCGCTCCCGTGCTACGCCGCGCTGCTCTCCGCGCAGGGCAAGCATCTGTTCGATTTTCTGGTGTGGCGCGAGGACGCTGATCTGCTGCTCGACTGCGAGGCGGCGCACGCCGATGAGCTGGTCAAGCGCCTCTCGATGTACCGCCTGCGCCGCAAGATCGGAATTGCGCGTGAGGCACATCTGGGCGTTTACTGGCACCCCACCGAGCCGCAGAACCTCTCCCATATTCCGGGCCGCCCCCCCGGCTTGAACGCTTCAAGCGCATTGCTCGCGCCCGATCCCAGACTCGCCGCAATCGGCTTTCGCTGGATTACGGCGCGTGACGAAGCGCATGACGAAAGCGCCGATGCCCATTACCTCGCCCACCGCTTGCGCCTTGGCGTGCCCGAGGGCCACGCCGAGATGGGCGATATCCTGTGGCTCGAAACCAATGCCGTCGAACTGAACGGGGTCAGCTTCACCAAGGGCTGTTATGTCGGGCAGGAGAACACCGCGCGGATGAACTGGCGGCAGAAGATCAACCGGCGGCTGGTGGTGGTGCCCTTGGCCGAATCGGACGAGGCGCGGCGCAAGGCCGCCTATCCCGATCTTGGGCGCGCGGTCGATCACCTGCGGGTGGAAAGTCTCGATCCTGCCGCCCTGCCTGACTGGCAACGCGTCGGGGTTCAGGCCGAAACCTGA